The sequence CCTCATTTCATCTTCTATGCTGATCGGTAAAATCTTGTCGCGCTGCATGTTCGTGCTTGTATACTATGTGAATGAAAAAAGAAAAACCAACGGGGACAATGTAATAAAATAGACCTCTAAAGGAAAAGTATCAGACTGCTTGTTTCAACACCTTACGAACCCTCGGCAACCGTACTTTTAAGTTGCACCTTCGGTGCGTCTCCCCACAGTGACTCGAGATCGTAGAACTTTCGTTCATCAGGCATGAAAATATGAACCACGACATCGACATAATCAATCAAAATCCAATGCAAAGAATCACCCCCCTCGATATGCAAAGGACGTTCATCGTCTTGTTTCAGTTCATCGACAATGTACTCATAGGCTGCTTTTGCTTTTCTTTCGGAATCAGCCGTTGCAATCACAAAAAAATCCGTGACGCTCGTCAACTCCCTGACATCAAGAATCGTCACCTCTTCACATTTTTTCTCCAGCGATAATTCTGCCGCTCTTTTCGCAAGCAGTTCGCTTAAAGTAACCTCCCTCACATCCAGTCTCTTATCGTCTTCACGATTTAGCTCAGCCATAAACCTCCGTTTTGCTCAATTTTAAAAACACTTCATTTCAAGGTCTTTCGAGGAAACCTGCCCGCCATAAGCGGCTGTATAAAAATATACTAATAATCAACGCTTTCCGAAGCTGCTACATTCCGGGGGGGGTGCGTAAAAACAGTATTATCATTTCCAACAACAAACGTAACGCATGAATGGATCCAATAATTCTTGAATCTTAGAAATGAACGATCCCGTTTACGGCTACGATTAACCGCCTCACCGATGCCATCGGATCATCACAGCACAATTGATGCGATATCCAGGCAAATTCCCCCCTATTCCCCATTACTTACGGCCTTGCTTTTTCGGACGGAATTTCTGCTGATAATCAGGAATCACGGTTTCCAGAGAGGATATCTCTCCTGCCGTATATTTCTTGTTCGCAAGAGGAATAAGCGATGCCGCTGTAAAAAAATCGGCTTTTACAGCACCCACACCGGCTGCTCGACAAACCTGCTGCAATGGCGAAATATCTCTTACAACGACGGCACAACGCCCCTTTCTCAACTCAAGAAAGTCTTTCATGCGGTCAACCGGAGCATACGTTGTCTTCTCGATCTCTTCAAGCCCATCATCTTTCGAGGCATAGAGAGCATAATAAAACTCCCCTTTCCTTGCCGGGATAGCCGGCACCAGAAAAGGACTATCGACACGGTCACGGGCAGACTTGGCAAGAGCCTCCATGGTGGAAACCGTAACCAGTGGAGCAGCTGTTCCGTAAGCGAGCCCTTTCGCCGTAGCCATACCGATACGCAACGAAGTAAAAGAACCGGGGCCGGAAGAGAGTGCAAGGAGATCGATATCACTCACGGCTATCTCTGCCGAGGCAAGTACTTTGTCAACAAGGGGAATAATTGATTCCGCAGTCCGCTGCCACTCCCAGACCGTCTCCTCGACAATCCCTTCGGGGCCGCCAACCGCAACACTGACGCATTGATGCGTGCACTCTATTGCAAGAATCCTGTGAGAAAAAGAAAAAGTCAAAAGGAAAAAGTCAAAAGTCAAAAAAGACAGAAAGCACTTCAAGGCTCACGTATGACGATGCGCCGCTCGCTTTCTCCTACGGCCTCAATAAATACTTTTTTTGCATTATCGGGAAGTTCGTCGAAAAATTTTTCGCCCCATTCCACAACAGAAATGGCATCACCTGCAATGTACTCCCCGAAACCGAGCCCTTCGAGCTCGAGAGGAGACTCGATGCGATAAAGATCGAAATGCTGCAGCTTCACCGGCAAGTCTCTCAAACGCCCATTGTAGATATTGAAGATTGAAAAGGAAGGACTCGTCAACTGGTCGTCACAGCTGAACACCTGCGCAATACCCCGCATGAATTCAGTTTTTCCGGCCCCTAGGTTACCGCTCAAAGAAACAACGTCCCCCGGCTGCAACCCCACGGCAAACTGCCGCGCATATTCACGGGTCTCTTCAACTGAACGGGAAAGATATTCCTTGGTCATTGTCGATATCTTCAAACTGTTTCCTTTAACAAATTATCAGTCAATTCTACGGAAAAGATTTCGCTTGTTGAATTGTTGATCTGTTGAATTGTTGAATTGAAACGGCAAAAAGCTTTCAAGAGGCAATAATAACTTTTTTAAACTATCGAAAAACCGTCGCGAGCTTTTTGAGTACAAGGCGGACAGCGCACAGAAACCGGAGTGTACATACAAGTACATGAAGATTTTGAGCACTGCCCAACGCAGTAATCGAAACACGCAGCAGGTTTTCCTATAGTTTATGCATTACCATCCCTGTCATTATCTTGGGATAAAAATACGTCGACTTCTGCGGCATCACCTCTCCTTCTCCTGAAATATCGAGCACCTGTTGCACGGTTGTCGCCTTGACGACAAAACCGACCTGGATACCACCTTGTTCCACGGCATCGAACACCTGACGATCATCCTCTTCGTAGACGAGGTTCGTCTGACTGCACATCGCCTCCGGCGTAATGCCGAGAACCCGGTGCAGAATAAGCTCATGTAAAACAACAACACTGAGCTGCAGGAGCGGAGCGGGAACCGAGTCGCCAAGAAGCGTTTCAGGAGAATCTTTCAGCTTGATTCCCCAGATCCCCTCCGAAGTGACAACACCATAAACATGGCTTGAAGATTCACTTTCAAGGTAGTGCTTCAGCTCTCCTCTGCCGCCGAGAGGTTTCACCTCGAAGTGAGTGCTCAAGGTATCGATCAAACCTTCCGGACTGAACCTCCCGAGACTATGCACCATCCTGTGCAGTGGAAAGATAATGAGCCCTTCATCGAAAATGTTCGCAAGGTAGATGAGAATGAAGTTATACGGCTCATCACCGGTATGCGAATGATTTTCCTCAGAACGGAGGTTACGGTAGTTCACCCCTGTTTCATAACGGTGATGTCCGTCAGCGATATAAACCTGGCGGTCGAGCAACACCTGCTGTACCGTTGCGATAACATCGGGATCCGTCATCTTCCAGAGCCGGTTCCTGACGCCTCGAAATACAGCATCGACCTCAGGGTCATGCGTTACAGCAAACTCCTCGATCGCCTTGTCCGCCTGTAACTTTTCGTCGGCATAGAGTCCGAAAATGCTGCTGATATTGGCTTGTGTCCTTTTGAACAGGTTCAACCTGTCCTTTTTCGGCCCGGAAAGCGTCCGTTCGTGTGGCAATACCTTCTTTTCGCTGAACTCGTGCAGACGCAACGCACAGAAAAAACCTTTGCGGGTATAGGTGTTTCCTTCGGGGTCGGTATAAGTCTGATAGTAGGGGTACAACGCAGGCTTGTCGTCCTGCATCAGAACCCCATCCTGCATCCATTGCACAAGCCGCCCTGCCGCAGCTCCGTAAGGGTCATCCTCTTTCGGAAGCTCCAGCCGCACCGCGTTGTACTCGGAACTGCCATACAGTTCCTGCTGTATGGTGGGAGGAATAATATCATAGGGAGGACAGATGATAGAGCCCATGTCACCAGCGGTTTCAGGATCGTACCGCAAACCCTTGAAAGGACGGATTTCAGGCATGATTGTTCTACTATTTTTTCTTTTTTACAACGCCTTGTGCACTGCTTCCCCAAGATATAAAATGCTGGGCAAATGACCGGTCAATAGCTGTTCTCTGAATTGATAATCGAGCAGAATGCCATTCGATTTTTCAGATCGCCCTGGAAAGCAAAAGTTATGCTCCTTTATTGGCAGTGAATATTTTCATAGCCAACCCAATAAATACAATTCCCGCAATACGATTCAGATAAATTTGGATTCTGGGCGACCGCTTTAAATAGGTGCCCAAAGTACCTGACAACAAAGCGATACCCCCAAAGACAACCAGTGTAACCAGAATAAAAAGTGCGCCGAGTATGAACATCTGCTGCGTAACCGGACCGTTTTCAGGGATCGCGAATTGAGGCAGAAATGCCAAAAAAAAGATCGACACCTTCGGGTTTGTGACATTCATGATGATGCCCCGCCGGTATAGCTGCAGTCCCAAGAGTTTATTTGACTTACCGTTTTCCAAGAAAGATGCCGATGCTGTAAAAGCCTGCCAGGCAAGATAAAGCAGGTACACAGCACCGATGACTTTTAAACCGGTAAACGCAATTGCTGATGCTTGAAATATCGCTGCCACCCCAAAAGCAACCGCTACAGTATGAACGACAAGACCCGTACAAAGCCCGAGCGTCACCAGAACACCTTCAGTTCGACCATACAACGCTGCCTGAGTCAGGACAAAAATGTTATCCGGTCCGGGTGCAAGCGCCAGTAACACTGAAGCAAAAAGAAAAGTGAAAAAAGATTCTACGGGTATCACACAATGTTATTGAAAAATTCGATGATCAAACGTTTTCCAAGAAAATTACAGATGAAGTCGCTGACCTAAAAACCCTCCTCCAATATGATATAGTCATCGTATTACACCTGGATACCTGAGTTTCAGAGTTCGCTCAGAGCTGCTGTTCTGTAACAAAAATCAGCTCTCCCGCATGAATCACAACTTATTTGGTATCACGCTTTCCCCATTTCGGAAGCAACAAAGAGAAATCCCACAAGCAGCGGGATTATCATAGGTATTACCAACCCATAACCAGAAAAAAAAGTCACCGTTTGTGCAGCAAGAATGGCCAATACAACCATGTATCCACCTATCCGCGGATAACGCCATGCGAGAATAAGTCCGATAAAAACAAAGGGGAATGCCGTCAGCCATGCATTATCATGCACTGTGTAATCTGGATTCAAAAAGGGCAGGGGATTGCCATATCCGAAGTAGAAAGGAAGGAATAAAACCACGATTGCGATACCAGCTATTCGCGCAATCCATCTAGCCCATAATCTAATTTTCATCTCTGTTTTTTTCGCTGCTTGATGTTTACACGTTGCCATCTAATATGGCTTCATCGAACTCTGCACGAAACCTGGTTATCCCACCTTCTCTTGGTCAAGCATCCCTGTTGTCAAATATAAAACCCATAAACACTTCATCAGGCACACCTTTCCATTGGCACTTGAGCTTGTAGTGCAATGCCTGCTCAAAACCAAAACGCGGACAATATTCAGGATGCCCCAGACAATGACAAACGGACAGCCAGACTGTCGCAGGTGCCGCAATCCATGCCGAACGAGCATAGAGCCGATACCTTGTTTCTGACACGATGGTAAACCGCCATCGGAGCCCAAGCCCATGCCAATCACCTTAGAGCCGTCAATAGTAACCGGAGTAAACAATATATGCCCTATGACAGTATCCTGATTGACAGCCACAAACGAACAATAGTTTTACATGACTTACGAAGTTTGTCTACAATTGCCACCTCTGACCCTTGCACAAAAGCTATATCGTTAATTTGTCGAACTGCTTCCTGGTCAGCAGGCTCCTCTTTCCGTATGTCAATCATTGGAAAACCTCCGTTAAATTCGTTACCCAACCTCATCGCACCCATTCTTCCCGCAACAACCCAAACAGGAAAATATCATCATACATACCATCGAGTTTCCTGGCCTTGCGTTTTTTCCCCTCCTCACAAAAGCCGAAATAGCGATAGAGCTTTATTGCTCCAACATTTAAAGCAAAGACCTCGAGTTCGATTCGTTCAAACCCCGCTTTGAACGCAATCGACAATGCTTCTGTAACAAGCTTTGTTCCCCAACCCTGTCCACGATATTCCGGCAATAATCCCATCCCCAGACGCCCTGCATGCGTCAACCCTTCATAGATTTGCGGTGTTACATCACACCAGCCAACAACATCGTCACCATCCAGGGCAACGAGGTGAACTCCACCTGCGCTTTTGACAAATTGAATGAATTCACGAGTCTACTCTGGCGAAAAACCTTTGGTATTACCCAGGAAAAGCCGCTCCCTGGCAACACTGTCAATACAGGCTGCAATCCGTGAGGCGTCTTCTGTTTCTGTCGGGCGAATTGAAAGCATGACAGTTCGTTTTCGATAACACTCAGGCTCAACACAGGGGCTGAGCCCAAGCGTTTATAGAGAACTACAAGGGCTTTACCGGAAGACAAATATCAACAATATGATGCCCCTCGGGATGTTCTTCGGGATTATTGTGATAGACTTCATAGCCGAGCCGGTCATCGGGCTGAAGTCCGCTTTCAGGTAACCATTCTGCAATAACCATGTTCCAGGCTTCTTCATATTCATGACTCCCTTCCAGTTCAAAGCCTGCCACAGCAAATTTACCACCATCGATTTTCATTTTACCAACCTCTCCTTGAACCGGTGTATCTTCCGGCACTGTGATACAGGCAGAAACCCGAAGGTTATCTTCTTCAGTCACTTCGGGGTCGTCATGGTAAACCGCCATGATTTTTGCCTCCGGCACACACAGCCCCCGAGGGCCGGCCCAGTTCATCAACCGGGTAAACAAGCCTTCAAAAAGCTGACTATCGCCTTTATAGGGCCCGATGTGTCTGACATAAGCCACGTAAACAGATGGCATTTCTTTAACCTCAATGCCAAGTATTTTTTCTTTTTTCATTTCTATCCTCCATTTAAGATTACGAGTAACACTATCAACATAGTGGGAGGATTGAATAATATTTTCGCATTTCTTGCCAACCCTATTGCCGTTCTTGCTATTGGTTTTGCGATTCTTGCTATCGGGTTGTCGTTCGTTTAACCGCCACTGGCTGGCACTCACCCCAAAATAATTTTTAAAGGATCGGGCAAAGGTGGCGGATCCTGAAAATCCGGTATCGAAAGCAATCTCGGTAATTGTTTTTTCAGGATTGGTTGATAATTGATAGGCTGCTTTCTGCACCCGAACCCGGTTAATAAACCGGCTCAGTGTCTCGCCCACACAGGCTTTGAAGATCCGATGAAAATGAAACGGTGAAAAGCAGGCCACATCGGCAAGGATTCCTAAGGTCAAATCCTCGTCAAGATGATTTTCGATATAGTCAATAACGCGATTGATGCGTGATATATATTCCGCTCTCATGGATTGAGCGGTGTTGTTTTTATTTTCAGATTCCCTCATATCACTTCTTTTAACTCCGGATACCGCGAAAAGTACTCAACGAGCAACAAATTAAAAAAGGCACCCTTGTATAACGGCTGTTCAATAACAGCAAAAATTACCCTCATCCATCATATAGCTCCTCATAATTATCGTTACTCCCCGATAGCCCCCTCCGCTAATTTCTCCGCAAACAAGTTAATCCTCCGAAACGTCTCGAAGCACGTTCCATCACCTTGCAGAGTTTCTTCTACCATACGTTTCACGACATAATCACGGAACGATGTCCGCTCTTCTTTCGGAAGATAGGGCAACAAAGGTACAAGGCTTGGCTGGTCAATCCATTTGATCATGATCTCTTTATCGGGAAAGTAACGGTCTGCGTTCTCTCCCCATACTTTTGCATTGTGTAATCCGCTGGATTCGCAAAGCGTGCCGTACTCGTCAACCGAAGGCATGTACCACGGCCACTCGAAATCAGCAAAATACGCTATGTGACGATCATGCACCATCGCCTCCTGAACCACATTGAAGAAGTTCCTGCAGTTACCATCACCCGCGAAGTTGAAACGGATCCTGCCACCGGGCCGAAGTGCTCGATGAACGTTCTGCAACAGTTTTTCGTGATCTTTTATCCAATGAAGTGCTGCATTTGAAAAAACAACATCAAACTCCTCGCAGTAGTCAAGATAGTTGATATCCTTCCGTAGAAACTGAAGATTTTTCTTCGCCTTAGGAATTGCGGCATCGATCATTCCCTGCGACGCATCGATACCGATAACGTTTCCCTCCGGTACAAGCTTCGCAAGCTGTAAAGAAAGTGCACCATCACCACACCCCAGATCAAGAACACGCTCATTACCCTTTAGACCAAGCTCCTCAATCAACCGCATACCCCATTCCTTCTGATGAGAGGATGCCTGCTCGTATTTTTTGCCATCGAATTCATGTGCCATTTACGCTAAAAAGAAAATGTTTTCCGAGATCACCCAAACAGTCTCGTTTGAAAACCGTCAGGAGCAGTAATGACACGGAAGAAAAGGGTTTCCTTTGCCTTCAAAACTGCTTTGAACACCTCGGCAGGTGATTTCATTTATAAGCAAGGATTACTTCTGAAGGGAACAGCATTTGCTGATAATACTCTCTTGTTTCCACCCTGAAGCTTTGCGCCTGCAATCTTTCAGCCAGTGCAACACCCCGGCACCCACCCATTGTTGCAGGGGAAATCCTGTAAATAAAATCATAGATTCCGCTTCCAAAACGCTCGCCCTCTGTCATATTCACCAATACGAGTTTTCCGCCTCTTTTTAGAACTCTTTTAAACTCCTTGAGAACCTTACCCATCTCTTCAAAAAGAAGAAGATCAAACATATAGTTGTTTACCAATATATCAATGGATTCATCCTCAACATTCAAATGAAAGATACTTCCCTTATCCAAAGCATAATGAGCACCTGAGAGTTTGCTTAAACGCTCTCTGGCTTTCTCGAGCATCCCTTGCGACAGATCGATACCGATATTCGTGCCATGTGGATTCCGTTTGACGATTTCATAGAATGCCAGGCCCGTTCCTACGGCTGCTTCCAATACATGCTGCCCATCCTTGATGTCGGCAAGCTCGATAGCCCTACTTCTTGCTCGTGATTCCGTCAACTTTCCCAAGATATCATAGACCGGTGCTATTCTGTCATATATTGCACCGATGTTTTTCTGCGATACCCTTGCATCCAGCAGCCTTTCCTCTTTTCCGGAACAAGTAATACCACAACATGAAACAGATCTACCCATTTCTCACCCTTCTTTTTTACATAGGACTTACTGACTGAACAAATCGCTACTCTGTCAAGAGGCATTCATAAAGGGACCTCTCTTTATTCCTTCCGCGACTCAATTGCTTCGTTGAGTGGTGCTCGAAATCCTCATGTACTATCCGACCTTGCCGTGAAACATCGAATACGTAAAGAAAGCAGCGTAATCCGGATGATTGAGCAGGAAATCCTGTGACTCGGGAAGGCAAAGACGCCGATACTCCGCCTGATCCTCCTTTGTCAGTTCTGACTCAACACCATGCCAGCGCATCTGAAACAGGGCAGCCAAAGCACGATACAGCTCATCTGTCAAACAGGCTTGAACACTCCCCGCAAAAGTACTGGACGACAGTTCAACAAGTCCCACTTCACGAAACCAGCCAAGCGCGCGCATGACATGTAATTCCGGCCTCCTCCTCCTGGTGAAAGGGGCCATCCCTGAAGATGTCGCGTTAAGCCTGGCCTCGAGCAGAGGATATCCCGGAAGAAGTTTTTCTGAAGACCACGCGAGAATAGCTACACTCCCGCCAGGCTTAACAACACGTGCCAGTTCTTTCACCATCGGCAAAGGCTCAACAGGTGTGTATCCCACACAATCCGCACTCCATGCCCAATCGAAAGAATTGTCATTGAAAGGAAGTCGGTTGACATCTCCTTCCCGAAAGGCAATCATTTCCGACAAACCGGCCTTCCCCACAACATCTTTGGCGTAAGCCAGAATCTCTGAAGACACATCAAGGCCGGTGATATGACCTGCAGGCCCAACGTTTTGTGCAAGCAACATGGTTTGCAGTCCGATACCGCAGCCTGCATCCAGCCCTCGGCTCCCCGAAGAGAGCCGAAGCGCCTTGATCGCCGAACGAAGTACCGGCTCCCTCAGAGGTTGGGATACGAAAGCCGTCCTTACAACCGTCTCTATATCAGACATTATTCCTTCTTCCCAACCATTAAGACGTTCTATTTGAGAAGCTATTTCTATCGATACTCCAATGAGCGATACAGAGGGTTTTGAATCTTCATGAACCACTACAAACTCTGCTTCATAGCCATCCAAAAATCATCATACCCCTCTTTCACGATCACGACGATCTTCTGGCCTTTGCAGAGCTCGAGCACGGCAAGGAAGGTAACAACAAGCACCAAAGGCTCCTTCACTCCTTCAAGCACCGTTCTGAAAGAGATTTGTATTGTTTCCTGCAACTTCGTGAGAATCATCCCGCACTGCTCGTCGACGGTTACCGGAGCTTCATCGACATTCTGTACACGAACCCGCGGCATTTTCTCAAGCACCGATTTGTAAGTCATAATCAAATGATAGAGCGTCGGCCGGTTAACCGGCTCATCGAGTTCATCGATAACTTCAGGCTCGAACGATTCATAATACCCCCGGGGAAACATGGCGCTTCTTGTCTCTTCGAGTGAGCGCATTTTTTCTGCGCCATCCTTGATCCGTTTATACTCTATCAACCGCTCGACCAGTTCCGTTCTTGGATCGAACTCGGAATCGTCACCTTCTTGCGGAACTTCATTTGGCAGAAGCATCTTGGCCTTTATACTCATCAAGAGCGAAGCCATGTAAATAAATTCAGCAGCCACTTCGAGATTGAGACTCTGCATGGCTTCAAGGTAATCGATAAAATCTTTGGTTATTTTAGAAATAGGAATATTATAAATATCAAGCTCGTCTCGCTTGATAAAAAAAAGCAGCAGGTCAAGCGGTCCCTCAAATTCTTCAAGGCTTATTCGAAACATGCAGGCTTATGCTTTGGACAGGTTTGGTGTAGAAATAAAATAGGAAATACCGTCGAAATAGTTTTAGCTTCTATGTATATGATGCGTAGTCTTACTCCATATATTCTAGCCACGCTTTTAAGCGGCTTTATTGCATGGACACCGCTCCATGCCAGTACTCCGAAACAGTCTTTTGACAAGGGATACCGGCAACATCTCAAAGGAAACCATGCTGATGCCGTAAAATATTATACAAAAGCGATAAAGCGCAAACCCTCATACGCCCAGGCCTACCTCATGCGAGCTGCTGCCCATCATTCCATGAAAGAATATGAACGGGCTATGAAGGACTACACCAGGGTCATCGAATCGGGCGACAATTATTTCAAAGCTGTCGGCCACTTCAACCGCGGCGTGGTCCAGTACGATATCGGAAAGTACAGTGCAGCCATTACGGATTTCACCTGGGCGCTATCCTATGATCACAAGATGGCAGCGGCCTATCTGCACCGCGGCATTGCCAAGGGACGAGCCGGCGATAAAAAAGGCCAGGTCCAGGACTTTGTCTATGCCGCCCGTTCAGGAGATTCCGAGGTAAGAGGGTGGCTCGAAAAGCACGCACCTCATGTTCTCGGAAGAAAATAAACCCTGTTATTGTTGAGTTGTTGCAACAGTTAAAAAACTGTCTTTTCGTCTTTATTAACTAACAACTCAACGAGTCAACAATCCCGACTTGTCGGGTAAAACAAATCAACAACTCTTTTACAGTCCGAACTGCTTTGTATCCACCATCTCCATGCTTAAAATCGACCAGAAATCAACAGCCAGTCCTTGTAACACATACTCATAAGGCAACCAGCCATACCCCTCATCACCCCAGCTCGTTCCCCAGGAATTCCTTATAAGCAGCGCTCCTTTTGATTTCTTGTTGCAGCGAGGATTCTTTATTTCCTTTTTATCATCGAAACCAACAGCAACGATTGCGTGCCCCCACTCCGCTTTTTCATTAACACAGGGAAAAGGGATACACCCACCTTCATCAGTTTCATCAAACGATGGAAACCCATAGAATCCAAACATTGAAGGAATACCTGCAGCCAGATACTTTTTTACGCTTTCGAGCACATCCTTAAAATCAATATTTGAACCGAGAGGGTCGTGACAAAAATATTTCAGTGCCTCAAAATTATCGGCGACAGCATAAACAAACCCGGTAGGCTCCTCGTCAAAATCCGGATCGACATCGGTATACTCCCAGTAGCTTTCATGGGGAACGCCACAAAGGACAAGCGCTCCCATGGTATTTCTCAACCATGCACCGGTATCCCCGGTAGCTTTCATCAGGTTTCGGGTTGTTTTATACACAAAGAGCCTTGAACCGTCAATATGATCGTCAAAAGCTTTGCGTTGCAGATATTCGATCACTCCCATGGCTGCATGTGCCGTACATGAACCTATACTGCCCTGATTTTCGACTTTCGAACACCACTCCCTCAAGTCAACCACATCAGGGACGGCAGTCTTCATCGACTTTGCGCTCTGCTTCAGTTTCAGCTTTTTTGCCATCTCGGCAATTTCCGGAGTATTCACCGTATAATCCCTTAAATCAGGCATAGGGGGAAGCCACCCGGTCCCCAATGTTACTGGGGAACCACCGATATGCAGACTCACATGTTTGGATACCACAACAACCTCCTATTTCGAATGTTGATAAACTAATCCCGCACAAAAAGCCGCAGTGTCGAAAAAAGCCTGATTGAAGGCAGGGGACAGCAAGGCTTTTGTAAATAATACGAAAAATTTTCATCCGGCTGAATCACCCCGCACCAGAGAAAAAAGAAAAGAGGCTATCTCAAAAAAACCTCATCAATGGCAGAAACCGGAGAAAAATAGAATGACAGAACTGTTGAGAGAACAGAGTCATGCAGCCCTGTGAAATAGAAGTTCAGATTTCACAGGGCTGCATGACTCTCTACCGGAAACGTATGCATGGCAGCCAAGCAGTGCTTTTAATCAGCCTCTTGACAACTACATAGTGGGAACTCTATATAGCAGTTCCACCACGTTCTCCAGTCCTTATCCGCACGCACTCTTCGAGAGGGCTGACGAATATTTTTCCGTCACCCACCTTACCGCTACCATGCCGGGCCGACTCTACGATGGCATCGATGGTTGCGTCGACAAACGCTTCATTGACGGCAATTTCGATACGTATCTTGGGAATCAGATTCGGTACAATTTTCCTGC comes from Prosthecochloris marina and encodes:
- a CDS encoding segregation and condensation protein A — protein: MFRISLEEFEGPLDLLLFFIKRDELDIYNIPISKITKDFIDYLEAMQSLNLEVAAEFIYMASLLMSIKAKMLLPNEVPQEGDDSEFDPRTELVERLIEYKRIKDGAEKMRSLEETRSAMFPRGYYESFEPEVIDELDEPVNRPTLYHLIMTYKSVLEKMPRVRVQNVDEAPVTVDEQCGMILTKLQETIQISFRTVLEGVKEPLVLVVTFLAVLELCKGQKIVVIVKEGYDDFWMAMKQSL
- a CDS encoding class I SAM-dependent methyltransferase, which gives rise to MDGYEAEFVVVHEDSKPSVSLIGVSIEIASQIERLNGWEEGIMSDIETVVRTAFVSQPLREPVLRSAIKALRLSSGSRGLDAGCGIGLQTMLLAQNVGPAGHITGLDVSSEILAYAKDVVGKAGLSEMIAFREGDVNRLPFNDNSFDWAWSADCVGYTPVEPLPMVKELARVVKPGGSVAILAWSSEKLLPGYPLLEARLNATSSGMAPFTRRRRPELHVMRALGWFREVGLVELSSSTFAGSVQACLTDELYRALAALFQMRWHGVESELTKEDQAEYRRLCLPESQDFLLNHPDYAAFFTYSMFHGKVG
- a CDS encoding P-II family nitrogen regulator — its product is MKLITAIIQEDKLDSVREALIQADITRISVSRISGHGRQEDIDIYRGRKIVPNLIPKIRIEIAVNEAFVDATIDAIVESARHGSGKVGDGKIFVSPLEECVRIRTGERGGTAI
- a CDS encoding C1 family peptidase is translated as MPDLRDYTVNTPEIAEMAKKLKLKQSAKSMKTAVPDVVDLREWCSKVENQGSIGSCTAHAAMGVIEYLQRKAFDDHIDGSRLFVYKTTRNLMKATGDTGAWLRNTMGALVLCGVPHESYWEYTDVDPDFDEEPTGFVYAVADNFEALKYFCHDPLGSNIDFKDVLESVKKYLAAGIPSMFGFYGFPSFDETDEGGCIPFPCVNEKAEWGHAIVAVGFDDKKEIKNPRCNKKSKGALLIRNSWGTSWGDEGYGWLPYEYVLQGLAVDFWSILSMEMVDTKQFGL
- a CDS encoding tetratricopeptide repeat protein; this translates as MMRSLTPYILATLLSGFIAWTPLHASTPKQSFDKGYRQHLKGNHADAVKYYTKAIKRKPSYAQAYLMRAAAHHSMKEYERAMKDYTRVIESGDNYFKAVGHFNRGVVQYDIGKYSAAITDFTWALSYDHKMAAAYLHRGIAKGRAGDKKGQVQDFVYAARSGDSEVRGWLEKHAPHVLGRK